The following nucleotide sequence is from Aythya fuligula isolate bAytFul2 chromosome 22, bAytFul2.pri, whole genome shotgun sequence.
gagatgCTCGTGCCGCTGGCTGTGAGCTCCTGCCGCGGACAGCCTGGTGCCCAGGAGCCCAGCAAGAGCTCAGCCTTGCATGAAAGAGCAGAACAAAGGGATGACTTGCCCAAAAGCTGAGAGAAAACCTGCCTCCTGTCCTTGGCTCCATCCCACAGGGCTCACTTCAGCTCAAttcttcagctctgctgcatgGAGAGCCGGCATCTCCTCTGCCTTGGGTGCCACAAGGGGCACCTCTGCCTCCAACACCTTCCTGGCAATGTTGAGAGGAACCCAGAGAGACCCCTCAGAGCTTAAATCAAGCTAGAAGAACCAccagagagagctggggatgagaacagaaaaaaaaggcaagaaaaacaatCCTCTTCAGGCTTGCATTGTGAGCAGTTTGATCTGGAAGCAAAATGAGAGACAATATGCCTAGCTCCTTGCAAAGCCATTTTGAGAGCCTCTTTCCCGATGACAAATGccagatgaaaagaagaaaggatccattttatctttctattttttttaaagctacatAAGTGCTTATagaaaaggcagagagggagggagaaccACCTCAGGTTCCATCAATTCCCACCCGGCTCCCCAGGCATCCCCCGCTCGCTGCTCAGTCCCTTCGGTGTGTTCAGCCAAGAGCTGGAGCCCTGGAGGATGAGGAATTACTTCTGTTTAATGTCAGATGCGTGGGGATGAGCGCTCCAAAGGGGAGCTCCTGCTCACAGCCAGGGCTGCTTCCAAGgaaagttttggttttttttttttttacacgcAGAGGAATTTTGTGCTATTTGTGCCCCTTTAAGGAAGGGAAATCCCTTGTTGTTTGGCAGTGGAGCAATGATATACGCAGGGGCACTGCGAGGTGATGGTACTAGGAGGTTATTCTGGGTGCTGAGGCTGCACTGGTACTGGTAGCAAGCTCCAGCCCAGAGGCAGGGGGTCAGGATCCTCCCCactgcccttcctcctcccaagGAAGGTGGCTGGAAGGTGACAtttggggacagcaggagcacTGCGGGTACTTACAGCTTCCACTCGTAGGTGTGAGCGGGGGGGTTGGCGTCAGACTTGCAGATCAGCTTCACGTCCTTCCGATTGAGAAACCAGTTGCCATCGAACCCCTCGATAGTGACTTCTGGCTCATCTGCAGGGGgcagaaaaaagggaaagcaggacgggaaagcagagggaagggttacggggagggaaggggagcaagcaggaagagaagagggcgcagggagagagaaaaaggtaGGAACAAAGGGATATGGTAGAGGCAGCGAGGGAAAGGAGGtaggagaaagggaaaacatcATTATTCCAAGGGATCACTTCCATCTGCACCCTCCAGAACAAGAAAGCAGCCCCCACTCCCACCCCTCCACCCGACCAGCACCACCCCTTCAGCAAACCCCTCTTTGGCCAAGTTTTATCCCCCGACCCATGCACTGATGCTGGATCTCGGCTCCTTGGCTCTGCCCCAGCTCGCTTACACTGCACGTTGAGGGTCATGCTGTCGGTGAAGCGCTCCAGCTGGTAGTTGACCACGCACATGAGCTGCTGCCGGTGGGCTTCGCGGCTCGGCACCAGGCGGTAGCGGCTGATGACCGTGATGGTGCCGTTGCTGTTGCGGATCTCCTGGAACTCCGCTTCCCCTTTGAGCTTGGTGTCCCAGGTGACGGTGCTGGGGGGCTTCCCGTTCGAGGAGGTGCACGTGGCCACCAGGATCTTCTCCGTCCTGCCAGCCTTGGCGATGAGGGGCCGCGTGGTGCCCTCCATCCGATTCGTGGGCTTGGCTGCAAGAAGTgcgaaggaggaggaggaggagaaaagggtgTGAAGGGATGGTTAGAAAAGCCAACGCTACCTTCTCTGCTACAACCCAAGAGACATCTAGCACCACTGCGCCTGTGACAGACCCTGTTGGGAATCCAGAACTGGTGCAAATTGCTAGCAGGGAAAGACTGGTGGAGGTGCCCTGGATGCACAGATACATGATGAAGTTGGTGCTTTCCTGCTACAGGTTTTCAGCCCTGTTTCTACAAGAGAAACCCCAGCTGGAGAGCAAATGAATCATGTAGACCTTGGGTGGGGTCTCTTCACTCACAACTCTAAGCTCTCAGGGCCTCTCTGTTgtcttttctccctgttcctttGACAGATACAGGTACATTAACTCACCACTCCCCTGGGGAACAGGTCACTTGTACTGTGCCTGCGGTAAGTGACAGGGGAGCTGAGgcctggaaggaggaggagactTTCCCAGGACCTACCCTGTGTTCCCAGCCCTTCACCTCTTCACAGTCACCTTAAAAGAGGTAACATTTACACCCAGGATTCGCCTTCTCCCTGAGTCCCAAGGAAGGGAGCCTCAGATCCCTCTAGGTGTGCTTAACCAGAGGAAAAGGTCTGCACCCCAAAACCTGCCCAGTGTCTTACCCAGCACGGTGAGGTTGAGCTGACCTTCCCGGTTGCCGGTGGGGAAGGTGGCAAACTCGCAGATGTACACCCCCTcatcctccagctccagccGGGAGAGCTGAATGGTGCCGTCCTTGAAGGACGGGTTGCGGAAAGTCACCCGCTCTTTGTAGGGCGAGAGGATGGAGACCCCCATGGCCGGGTTGTAGATGGCCACATTCTGCTTGCTGTTGTTGGTGGCTTTCTGCCAAGTGACCTGTGTGATCTTCACATTGGGGAGCGGGTTGGTGAAGCTGCAGTGCAGGACCACGTCCGTCCCGATGTACCCCGAGACTGTGTCATTGACTAAGACAGTCTGAGCTTGCACCCCTGCAACGACACGGGAAGACGTGAATATACACACGCTTCTTGGGGAAGGAGAACAAAAGAACAGCCGGTGAATACTGGGCCCGTGAACTCCTTTATTTATTCGCTCTCTTCTTCTCGTCACGGCCGATCCAAGAGCAGGCTATGGCTACAGGCTGGCAGCAACAACCTGCCTCCACCTGCAGCTCCGTTCCCGTTTggaagcacctcctgccccaccGCTGGTGCTCTGCCCCCACCACAACCAGCcccagtgctctgcagcctccctggggctcaggATCACCAAAAGGCACGAGGTTGGATCAGGAATAACTTCCCTTCCTTTTGCCTTCAACCTTGGAAGGCTCTGCATCAGTTATTGCAAATTACACACAACTTGTGTGTCTGTAGGCATACGAAGGCGCAGATATTTATCAGCACAGCATGTACTAACATATGCTAACACACACTCAGGCATCCATTTAATCCTATTGGAAGTGCACCAGTAATTAAATGAGCTGCAAAGACCGAGGCCTGGATTTCAGAGCAGCAACAGctcctggagaagagcagaTTTATGGCGGTGCCCATCCACCTTGCATGATCTATCTGCATGATCCGGATACCTtctgtggccttttttttttaaaaaaaaaagcacaaacaaacagaagtgaCTGCGTTTAGGAGCCTTCCATCTTAATTCTGCAGAGGGAAGACGAAAGGTGCTTGGGAGAAGTGGTGGCTGGTGCTCACGACTGCGATTCTGTCTCACTCGATTCCTCCCCTGccagatggagaaaaatgtctcCCACCAGACTGACCCCGAAATTCATCTTTGGCTGCCACCGTGTCTTTCCCTAATCTGTATGTTTAGAGATAATGCGCTGGTAATTACACAGCCGGTATTTATATGAGAAATACAATGGAGGAGCGAGGTGGTGAGAACAAGAAAAGCGCGTTCTGCTCACTCCTGGCACAGCCTGGGCCGGGATGTGTtctgggaggggaaagggaagaaaggggtaagaagaaaagagagatgcACAAAGAGGGAGGAACATGAAAGGGTAGTGAAAGAAAGActggggaaagaggaaaaaaatggatggCAGGAGAAACGGGACAGCATCTTCTAGCTGAGGGGATGGAGCATTTCTGGAGTCCCCCCAACCATGTTCCTGCAGGGACCAAAGGGCTCCCCGAGTGCTAGGGCAGCGTAAActccccgctcccagcccccagcactgctccttcTGCCTTCCCCACACGAACGTGGCCTTGAGTGGCTCCTTCCTGCAGCTTCCCACGCAGCCAGACGCACCTCATTTCACCCACAAACACCACTTCTACCTCTCTCCCCGCTGTGCTGCCCCCTCCATGCCTGCTCAGCCTGATCTCAGCCCCCTTCCCACCTCGGCCTCTCCTCAATCCCCTTCTCCTTCACGCCGAGCCCGTGACCCCGAGGACAAGCCTCAACAACCCAGCCCGGCCACGAGACGCCAGCAGCTGACCACAGTCAGCAGCAATTAAGCCCGAAACTCAGTCTCTGGAGCTTTGTGTGAACTTGCCCCCTTCCTGAGTCAAGCGCCAGTTGGCCCCACACCCTACCACGCCGGCTGGGTGctgaggaatgtttttttttcagcacagccacagcaaagCACTGGTGCCCTCATGTGCCTGCATGCGTGAAGCCAGCGAGTCCTGGGAGATGGCAGGGGAGCTGCCGGGGCTGCACCATCCCCTCCCAGCACGGC
It contains:
- the NECTIN1 gene encoding nectin-1 isoform X3, yielding MASQLHTSCPASWWTIGVCILAAALSPGVQAQTVLVNDTVSGYIGTDVVLHCSFTNPLPNVKITQVTWQKATNNSKQNVAIYNPAMGVSILSPYKERVTFRNPSFKDGTIQLSRLELEDEGVYICEFATFPTGNREGQLNLTVLAKPTNRMEGTTRPLIAKAGRTEKILVATCTSSNGKPPSTVTWDTKLKGEAEFQEIRNSNGTITVISRYRLVPSREAHRQQLMCVVNYQLERFTDSMTLNVQYEPEVTIEGFDGNWFLNRKDVKLICKSDANPPAHTYEWKLPNGTLPGSVEIQNNTIYFKGPVSYSVAGTYICEASNAIGTRSGLVEVNVTDKPLPQGAPGGIIGIMGGVIAAVLIIGVAVTVFIIYRRQQKNRTDADHDLIDLPPSHKPAPPPKRKQELKSHLTAEDIQVVHLDNMKHEEEIQKLPLQPPYYDMAASEPSPYTDKLNSGNKDCDVHYAELDTSALASSPSPRSSIHAGGDLVEYATIQPNLR